The following proteins are co-located in the Penaeus monodon isolate SGIC_2016 chromosome 10, NSTDA_Pmon_1, whole genome shotgun sequence genome:
- the LOC119577821 gene encoding chromodomain-helicase-DNA-binding protein Mi-2 homolog isoform X5 → MPSDVEETEYREEEEEQGEGEEEEQDQGDSNEEEQDEEWGGGKRKRKKSKKRKSSRGERGRKKRKKKDESESEGEYEEEGGRVDSDNQEETPKGRGRGKGRGRPPATPTATVPESNDFTGGGDQMPTVAEVCESFGLNDVELEYTDSDFQNLTTYKLFQQHVRPLLAKENPRVPVSKLMMLVAAKWREFTARNQQQEEEEEDEIVEEEEEEEPEPAPQITPKGRGRPRKAKVDEEVEEDFDDDSEGVGKKKRGRKRTATAEGKSKKGGKVPTLKIKLGKRKKDTSVSLEDESSQDSDAEFEQMLAEAEDMNKAEDEAEQQNAPKKKAKTKIGNKNKRKKRMKAKDEDGYETDHQSPPNQDYCEVCQQGGEIILCDTCPKAYHLVCLEPELEEAPEGKWSCPTCESEGVKEEDEHMEYCKVCKDGGELLCCDSCVNAYHTYCLSPPLFEVPEGEWTCQRCACEPLPGKVQKILFWRYVDPPKPPENWKEIVGDKWEKYQFKQLREFLVKWVDMSYWHCSWISELMLDVHHPQMLRSYFKKFDPDEPPVPGMDDDDEVGSQRRGKSIDPNSLEERYYKYGIKSTWLKIHRVLNHRSLRDGTIQYLVKWRDLPYDQATWEDEDEEIIGLKTAIEFYHDLRAACNADAVGKSKKGKKKGKARARELGEEDREPSSPRRYTPPPDKPVTNLSKKWEKQPDYLDMTGLSLHEYQLEGVNWLRYSWGQGTDTILADEMGLGKTIQTIAFLYSLYKEGHSKGPFLVAVPLSTIINWEREFEMWAPDFYVVTYVGDRESRSMIREHELSFEEGAVRSASKATRIRTTNVKFNVLLTSYEMISMDQACLGSLEWACLVVDEAHRLKSNQSKFFRVLNQYNIVYRLLLTGTPLQNNLEELFHLLNFLCPEKFSDLSSFQNEFEDIAKEDQIKKLHDLLGPHMLRRLKTDVLKNMPTKSEFIIRVELSPLQKKYYKYILTRNFEALNSRGGGQQVSLLNIVMDLKKCCNHPYLFPAAAEEAPKLPNGMYVSRDLVKASGKFILLESMLEKLKRDGHRVLIFSQMTRMLDVLEDFCEGMGYKYERIDGGITGQARQEAIDRFNAPGAQQFIFLLSTRAGGLGINLATADTVIIYDSDWNPHNDIQAFSRAHRIGQANKVMIYRFVTRNSVEERVTQVAKRKMMLTHLVVRPGMGSKATNFSKQELDDILRFGTEELFKEEEGKEDEAIHYDNQAIEELLDRTKEGIEQKENWANEYLSSFKVASYVTKEGEEEEMEDVEVLKQEADNTDSLYWERLLRHHFEQQQEDLARTLGKGKRVRKQVNYNDAADGREDLSWQEQGSDYNSDFSMPSDNDNDDEFDEKNETEGGRRSRRRGDRGDRDRPLPPLLARVGGNIEVLGFNARQRKAFLNAVMRYGMPPQEAFNSQWLVRDLRGKSEKCFRAYTSLFMRHLCEPGNDNAETFADGVPREGLSRQHVLTRIGVMSLIRKKISEFETINGHYSMPEALNRPVEPAVVDGGKSNGTSASGTPATSVTPSPAPSVKGESEDKEEDKKEEAKKEDDKKAEDKEKKDEKETEKEEEKKEEKVEKKEEEKTEGEKEKKDEPAETPEVKAEEEEKKETEQTEKKEEPEKMEVEETKKEEEKKEEVKMETEEKEQKEEQKTEEKEEAEVKAEKVEKTEEDKEAEKKEEVKKEEEEKEDEKDKEKEKEKEGDKDKDKDKDKKEEDDKKDSKKKDVDSVAKRKFMFNIADGGFTELHTLWQNEEKAAVPGREYEIWHRRHDYWLLAGIVTHGYGRWQDIQNDVRFAIINEPFKMDVGKGNFLEIKNKFLARRFKQLLEQALVIEEQLRRAAFLNLQQDPHHPACTLNARFAEVECLAESHQHLSKESLAGNKPANAVLNKVLNQLEELLSDMKSDVTRLPASLARIPPVAQRLQMSERSILSRLASGAGNVDKSAQGAGEGQISTTFPGGFTPTGALPTLGNANFANFRPQYSLPGAATGPGVPSVQVSSLQSLGASLHMLAASNPLLDPHLSMQQPPTSHSGAISAATRASLLLHQQQQQQLQQHSGDTKNLIYLD, encoded by the exons aggaggaggaggaacaaggggaaggggaagaagaagaacaagatcaAGGTGATTCaaatgaagaagaacaagatGAAGAGTGGGGTGGAGGAAAACGGAaacgaaagaaaagtaaaaagagaaagtcCTCACGCGGTGAGCGTGGgcggaaaaaacgaaagaagaaagatgagagtgagagt GAAGGTGAATATGAAGAAGAGGGTGGCCGTGTTGACTCAGACAATCAAGAAGAAACCCCAAAAGGAAGGGGTCGTGGAAAAGGACGTGGGAGGCCTCCTGCAACTCCCACAGCAACTGTACCAGAATCAA ATGATTTCACAGGTGGAGGAGATCAAATGCCAACAGTTGCTGAGGTGTGTGAAAGCTTTGGGCTGAATGATGTCGAATTGGAGTACACTGACTCAGATTTTCAGAACCTTACAACTTACAAGTTGTTCCAGCAACATGTACGTCCACTTCTGGCTAAGGAAAATCCAAGG GTACCAGTGTCTAAGTTGATGATGTTGGTAGCTGCAAAGTGGCGTGAATTCACGGCTCGCAATCagcagcaggaagaggaggaggaagatgaaattgtagaagaggaggaagaagaggaaccaGAACCAGCACCG CAGATAACACCCAAGGGTCGGGGACGCCCTAGAAAAGCCAAGGTAgatgaagaagtagaggaagactttgatgatgatagtgaaggcGTTGGTAAGAAAAAACGTGGCCGAAAACGCACTGCTACAGcagaagggaaaagcaaaaagggtGGAAAAGTTCCAACTTTGAAGATTAAgttagggaagaggaagaaggacacCTCGGTGAGTCTG GAGGATGAATCAAGCCAAGACAGTGATGCAGAGTTTGAGCAAATGCTGGCTGAGGCAGAGGACATGAACAAGGCAGAAGATGAGGCAGAACAGCAAAATGCACCCAAAAAGAAAGCCAAAACCAAGATTGGCaacaaaaataaacgtaaaaaacgTATGAAGGCTAAAGATGAGGATGGATACGAAACCGATCATCAA TCTCCCCCAAATCAGGATTACTGCGAGGTATGTCAGCAGGGTGGTGAGATCATCCTTTGTGACACTTGTCCTAAGGCTTACCATCTGGTGTGTCTTGAACCAGAATTGGAAGAGGCTCCTGAGGGCAAGTGGTCATGCCCCACTTGTGAGTCAGAGGGAGTCAAGGAAGAAGATGAACATATGGAGTACTGTAAAGTTTGTAAG GATGGTGGTGAACTTCTTTGCTGTGATTCATGTGTGAATGCATACCATACATATTGCTTGTCGCCACCCTTGTTTGAAGTACCTGAAGGAGAATGGACTTGTCAGCGCTGTGCTTGTGAGCCTTTGCCAGGAAAAGTCCAGAAGATCCTATTCTGGAG ATATGTTGACCCTCCAAAGCCACCAGAGAATTGGAAGGAGATTGTTGGAGACAAATGGGAAAAATATCAGTTCAAACAGTTGCGCGAGTTTTTGGTGAAGTGGGTTGACATGTCCTACTGGCACTGCTCTTGGATTTCAGAACTCATGCTGGATGTACATCATCCTCAG ATGTTGCGTTCATACTTCAAAAAGTTTGATCCAGATGAGCCTCCTGTACCtggtatggatgatgatgatgaagtaggtTCACAAAGACGTGGCAAAAGCATTGATCCGAACTCCTTGGAAGAAAG ATATTACAAATATGGAATCAAGTCCACCTGGTTGAAAATCCATCGTGTGTTGAACCATCGTTCTTTACGGGATGGAACCATACAGTATCTTGTGAAATGGCGAGACTTACCCTATGACCAAGCTACatgggaagatgaggatgaggagattATTGGcttaaaaactgcaattgagtttTATCATGATCTGAGAGCAGCATGTAATGCTGATGCTG TTGGTAagagtaagaaggggaaaaagaaaggcaaggCAAGGGCACGAGAATTGGGTGAGGAAGATCGTGAGCCCTCTTCACCCCGGCGATACACTCCTCCTCCTGATAAACCAGTAACCAACCTCAGTAAGAAGTGGGAGAAGCAGCCAGACTACTTGGACATGACTGGGCTCTCACTTCACGAGTATCAGCTTGAGGGTGTGAATTGGTTAAG ATATTCTTGGGGTCAGGGAACAGACACCATCTTGGCCGATGAGATGGGTCTTGGAAAGACAATTCAGACAATTGCATTTTTGTATTCACTGTACAAAGAAGGACACTCCAAAGGTCCCTTCCTTGTTGCTGTCCCACTCTCCACCATCATAAATTGGGAAAGAGAGTTTGAGATGTGGGCCCCAGATTTCTATGTTGTCACATATGTAGGCGACAGAGAATCACGATCTATGATTCGTGAGCACGAATTGTCATTTGAAGAAGGAGCAGTGCGAAGTGCATCAAAAGCCACACGTATCCGTACAACAAATGTAAAGTTCAATGTACTTCTAACTTCCTATGAGATGATATCTATGGATCAAGCTTGCTTAGGATCATTAGAGTGGGCCTGCTTGGTTGTAGATGAAGCTCACAGATTGAAGAGTAACCAGTCTAag TTCTTCCGTGTGCTGAACCAGTACAACATCGTTTATCGTCTTCTTTTAACTGGAACCCCACTTCAAAACAACCTGGAGGAACTTTTCCATTTACTCAACTTCTTGTGTCCTGAAAAATTCTCTGATCTATCTTCCTTCCAAAATGAATTTGAAGATATTGCAAAAGAAGATCAGATTAAGAAACTACATGATTTACTTGGACCTCACATGTTGAGAAGATTGAAGACTGATGTACTCAAG AACATGCCAACCAAGTCAGAGTTCATCATTCGTGTGGAGTTATCACCACTGCAGAAGAAATACTACAAATACATTCTTACTCGTAATTTTGAGGCCCTTAACTCAAGAGGAGGAGGCCAACAG GTTTCTTTGCTCAACATTGTTATGGATCTGAAGAAGTGTTGCAACCATCCATACCTCTTCCCAGCAGCAGCAGAAGAGGCCCCTAAACTGCCAAATGGGATGTATGTAAGCAGAGACCTTGTGAAGGCCAGTGGCAAGTTCATTCTCTTGGAGAGTATGTTGGAGAAGCTCAAACGTGATGGTCATCG tGTGTTGATTTTCTCTCAGATGACAAGGATGTTGGATGTCCTGGAAGACTTCTGTGAGGGCATGGGCTACAAATATGAAAGAATTGATGGTGGCATCACTGGTCAAGCTCGTCAAGAGGCCATTGATAG GTTCAATGCTCCAGGTGCCCagcagtttattttcttattgtctaCTCGTGCGGGTGGTTTAGGTATCAACTTGGCCACTGCAGATACTGTCATCATCTACGATTCAGATTGGAATCCACATAACGATATTCAAGCTTTCTCCAGAGCTCATCGTATTGGTCAGGCAAATAAG GTGATGATTTACCGGTTTGTGACTCGTAACTCTGTGGAGGAAAGAGTCACACAGGTTGCCAAGAGAAAGATGATGTTGACCCACTTGGTTGTCCGTCCTGGAATGGGATCAAAAGCCACAAACTTCTCCAAACAAGAATTGGATGATATCTTGAG GTTTGGTACTGAAGAACTTTTCaaagaggaggagggcaaggaggaTGAAGCTATCCATTATGATAACCAGGCAATTGAGGAACTCCTTGACCGTACAAAGGAGGGTATTGAACAGAAGGAGAACTGGGCTAATGAGTACCTCAGCTCTTTCAAGGTTGCTTCATATGTTaccaaagaaggggaagag gaggaaatggaggatgtTGAGGTTTTGAAGCAAGAAGCAGATAATACAGATTCCCTTTACTGGGAACGACTTTTGCGCCATCACTTCGAGCAACAACAGGAAGATCTGGCAAGAACACTTGGAAAGGGTAAACGAGTCAGGAAACAG GTGAACTATAACGATGCAGCAGATGGTAGAGAAGATCTTAGCTGGCAAGAACAAGGATCAGACTACAACTCTGACTTCTCCATGCcatcagataatgataatgatgatgaatttgatgaaaagaatgaaa CTGAAGGAGGTCGTAGATCACGCCGTCGTGGTGACAGAGGTGACCGTGATCGTCCATTGCCACCACTTCTTGCCCGAGTTGGAGGAAATATTGAA GTTCTGGGATTCAATGCCAGACAGCGCAAGGCTTTCCTTAATGCAGTTATGCGTTATGGAATGCCCCCTCAAGAAGCCTTCAACTCTCAATG gttggTTCGAGACCTTCGAGGCAAGAGTGAGAAGTGCTTCAGAGCATACACATCTCTCTTCATGCGCCATTTGTGTGAACCTGGTAATGACAATGCTGAAACATTTGCTGATGGAGTGCCTCGTGAAGGATTAAGTAGACAACACGTTCTCACCAGAATCGGAGTGATGTCACTCATTCGCAAAAAG ATTTCAGAGTTTGAGACAATCAATGGCCATTACTCAATGCCAGAAGCTCTAAATAGGCCTGTTGAGCCAGCTGTAGTTGATGGTGGCAAAAGCAATGGAACATCTGCTTCTG GCACACCAGCAACAAGTGTAACTCCATCTCCAGCACCATCTGTGAAGGGAGAATCAGAAGACAAGGAAGAGGACAAAAAGGAAGAAGCTAAGAAAGAAGATGACAAGAAGgctgaagataaagaaaagaaggatgaaaaggagacagaaaaggaagaagaaaagaaggaagagaaggtagaaaagaaggaggaagaaaaaactgaaggagaaaaagaaaag AAGGATGAACCTGCTGAAACCCCAGAAGtgaaggcagaggaagaagaaaagaaggaaacagaacaaactgagaagaaggaggaaccaGAGAAGATGGAAGTAGAGGAGaccaagaaggaagaggagaagaaggaggaagtgaaaatggaaactgaagaaaaagaacagaaggaagaacagaagactgaagagaaggaagag GCTGAGGTCAAGGCTGAAAAAGTTGAGAAGacagaggaggataaggaggctgaaaagaaggaagaagtcaagaaagaggaggaggagaaggaagatgagaaagacaaagagaaagaaaaggagaaggaaggagataaagataaGGACAAGGACaaagataagaaggaggaagatgataagAAAGATTCCAAGAAGAAGGATGTGGATTCCGTGGCAAAGAGAAAGTTCATGTTCAACATTGCTGATGGTGGGTTCACTGAGCTGCACACACTGTGGCAAAACGAGGAAAAGGCAGCTGTTCCCGGCCGCGAGTATGAGATCTGGCACCGCAG aCATGATTATTGGCTGCTTGCTGGTATTGTTACCCATGGGTATGGAAGGTGGCAAGACATCCAGAACGATGTCAGGTTTGCCATCATCAATGAGCCATTCAAGATGGATGTGGGCAAGGGTAATTTCTTGGAAATTAAGAACAAATTCCTTGCCAGAAGGTTCAAG CAGCTGTTAGAGCAAGCACTGGTCATTGAGGAACAGCTGCGTCGTGCAGCATTCCTTAACTTGCAACAGGATCCTCATCATCCTGCGTGTACCTTGAATGCTCGTTTCGCTGAAGTGGAATGTCTGGCTGAATCACACCAGCACCTCAGCAAGGAGTCCCTGGCTGGAAATAAGCCAGCAAATGCAGTCCTAAATAAG GTGCTGAACCAGCTGGAAGAGCTGCTGTCAGACATGAAGTCTGATGTCACACGGTTACCTGCTTCCCTTGCTCGTATTCCCCCTGTGGCCCAGCGTCTCCAAATGTCTGAGCGTTCTATCCTATCTCGCCTGGCCTCAGGCGCGGGTAATGTGGACAAAAGCGCTCAAGGAGCAGGTGAGG GTCAGATTTCGACCACATTCCCCGGTGGCTTCACCCCTACTGGTGCGCTGCCAACCCTGGGTAACGCCAACTTTGCTAACTTCCGACCCCAATATTCACTACCGGGAGCTGCAACAGGACCAG GTGTGCCATCTGTGCAGGTGAGCAGCCTCCAGAGCCTGGGTGCAAGCCTTCACATGCTTGCTGCCTCCAACCCTCTACTGGACCCACACTTGAGCATGCAGCAGCCCCCAACCTCTCACAGTGGGGCAATATCTGCTGCCACTCGAGCATCCCTTCTTCTTcaccaacagcaacagcagcaactcCAGCAGCATTCAGGAGACACAAAAAACCTGATATACTTGGATTAG